GTGCTCAAGGACAACGCCTACGGCCACGATCTGGGTATCATGGCAGAGTTGGCGAAAGAGGCCGGAATCCGCCACGCCGTGGTCAGGACGATGGCGGAAGCCTTCGCAATACAGGAGCGCTTCGAGAGCGTCCTGGTGCTCGCCGATATCCCCAATGAGAGACCCGAGGAGAGGATCCATATCGCCGTCAACGACCGAAGGGACCTGGAGAGGATTCCGGCGGGAACGCGGGTGGAACTGAAAGTCGACACTGGCATGCACCGCAACGGCATCGGGGCCAAGGAGCTTTTCGAGACACTCGAACGAATCGAAAAGAGGGGCCTTTCTCTCGCGGGCATTATGACCCATTACCGAAGTGCAGACGAGATGGGAAGCGATTTTTTCTGGCAGAAAAAACGTTTTGAGCAAATCAGAAACGCTGCGGTCCAAGCCGGCGTGAAAAAGATCCGCTGGCACAGTTGCAATTCGGCGGCGCTCTTTCGCTCCGCATCGTTCGATGAGGATATCGCCCGTGTGGGCATCGCCGCCTATGGCT
This genomic interval from Hydrogenimonas urashimensis contains the following:
- a CDS encoding alanine racemase codes for the protein MSYIEISRKNFLYNISQIARKTQSVEKIALVLKDNAYGHDLGIMAELAKEAGIRHAVVRTMAEAFAIQERFESVLVLADIPNERPEERIHIAVNDRRDLERIPAGTRVELKVDTGMHRNGIGAKELFETLERIEKRGLSLAGIMTHYRSADEMGSDFFWQKKRFEQIRNAAVQAGVKKIRWHSCNSAALFRSASFDEDIARVGIAAYGCLAMPVPFRIPPLKPVMSLWAERVAVRRLNRGERVGYGGEGRLLQEGLLSTYDIGYGDGWLRGDASNPYRLPDGRCVVGRVSMDLVSLEGDDSAVCLFNDANEAGRQFGTIGYDILVKLNPRIPRIVV